The Nicotiana tomentosiformis chromosome 2, ASM39032v3, whole genome shotgun sequence genome includes the window GCTACGCAAGACAGCTGAGAGGATCAGAGTTGTTCAGATACTGCTAATCTTTTCTTCTTTTGAAGTAGTACGTTTATTTATGCCGCTATCCTTAGTGGGATAAGAAGCCTCCGTCATAATTCCACATTTGCCTAAGTGACTCTTCTTTACATTACGCTCCATTTTGACATAGCCATTTTCTCCCCACTTTGTACCCCATGAATTCCTTACAATCCAATAATCCACTCCATCTTCACTATCATAGCCAACCACCACCACACCATGGTCAACTTGTTCTCCACATTCTCCCGTAAACACGCCCTAATAACGGAGACAAATTCATAATTTAGAGTCAATAGATTTAGAACGAATATTATTTTACTATATAGgtacatttatttatttattaccaAGGAATAGAGCTGAAAAGCCCTGCCAGATGCTTCAATTGCTACGCAAACAGGTTGATGTGCGACAGCTTTCTGAAGTGCTCTTTCATTTCTAGGCACGTCTTCGTAACCATCTATGCTAACAACCTTATAATTTTTCTGTAACATAACAACGTAAAATTAATTAGAATCCCTTATTTTTCACTAAGCAATCATAGCATATTATGAAACCTTTACAAGAATTTTAAATGTAGTATGGACTAACCCGAACAGGATCACATCTGCCTTCAACGCCGCAATAAGGGTAGTGATTTTCAGTGTCAATGCCACCGTTGGAGATGATGAACTCAAAGGCATAGTCCATAAGGCCACCATTACAACCAGAGTTTTGGACTCTGTCGCAATCTACAAGTTCTTGTTCGGATAGTGTGATCATTTCCCCTGTTACAATCTGGTTTATGCCTTCGACTGCTGCCACTGTTGAGAAAGCCCAACAACTCCCTGTAACAGCCCAAACAATCTATGAACAAAAAGTTGACCTGGATAGGCCCAGTCGGCCGAACATACAGAGCAAGCTAGCCTACCCACCTAAAGTGGACATCTTTATCCGTTTAATTAATCATGAGAAATTTATAATTTTAGCCGCTTCCAAAATTAATAatcgataatatatatatatatgtgtgtgtattttcttttaattagcGAATGCAATTAATTTCGCCCAACTCACCAATTGTATATTTTGCACTTTAATCATGCCCCACACCCATTTTTGCAATCCCAAAAGTTCAATTTTTAGAAGCTTATCTAGGAATTTGAAAGCTTAAAGCATGCAACTGGGAAACGCTATTGGTGTTTAATAATTTAGGGATTTAATCTAATTTAACTATTTCTAACATGTCATGTTCGATATATAATTTAAAGTTAAGATTTTAATtatatacaataacaacaattgTTTTACACTATCTAGGCTACTAATCAATATTTGTTAAATAAAATTCTTTATAATTATCTACTTaattttgtaaataatttttatattatcgTGTATGGAATTTGGAACACTTTAGGTTTAGAGTTAAGTTTTGTCCAATATACAAAATTTTTTACACTATCAGGTTAAGTTGATCTACAACAATAATTTTCGTTACAATCATACTATGATAACTTGCAATGTAGTTTAAAAAAACACTAATGAAAAAGACGTACCACAACTCCCTTGATTTTTGATAGGAGCAACGGCGCCTCTCTTCCTCCAATCCACAGAATGAGGCATCAGCTCGTTGGGCCGAGAAGCGTAACGATGGCTTGGGTTTTTGGACTTAACAAAGCGGCGCCTAGCGTCACTTCTGGTGCCCAAATACATGGTCCGGTACTCCTCGTTCGTGAGATCAGCAAATTGGTTCAATCCTACCTTGTACGTACGATTCCCAGAATTGTTATGTTCCTCAATGAACTTCAAATTATCCTTAAAAATCTCAAATCTTTTTTCCTTCTCTCCCAGAGCATTATATGCTTTCCCATGCTCTGCCAGCCATAGTTCGTAAATACCCTTCACCTCCTCATCATTTTGCCATGTCCATTTTTTCATGTTACCAACGTGTTGGTTATTTTTGTAATCTATAATGGACATGTCAATTGCATAGGATAAGGACGAAAAGAGGGCGAAGAGGAGAGTGGTTATTATGGTTTTAGCCATAGCTGACAACTGCAAAGGAAAAACTTACACTTGTAGGGAGACTAAACAAGAATATGCTGAAGGGGTAAGCAAAGATGCTTGAGCTTATATAGATGGAAATTTTGGATATAAAAATTGTTTTTAAGTTTTATTTTGGGgataattaaaaaagaaaaagcgGAAAGAATTTATGAGTCTGTTTAGATTGGGACCAAAATGCCAGGAATCCGGAGCAGAGGGTCATGGGTTGTGGGAAAGCCAACTGATTTTTTAAGACCAAACCGCCAAACCGCCAAATCACCGAACTTTCATACAAacttctttttcttcaaaatcagtTGGCGTATTATCGCTATTCACCTCGTAAATGAGTTTAGATCTGaaaacatgataatataattagGGGCAAATGGgacgggtcgggtcggatatagGACTGATCGAAAATAGATAATGCGAAAACAAATAAATTATCCGACTCGATTCATATTTAATAcagataaaaaatgggttaattGGCGGATcatatggatattcatattatccttggcttcttgaatatgatcacttttgggagaggaacccccaatttgacgttttacaaatataaaagttaaaccatTAGTTATCAAGTTTCTAAGTAGATAATATGGTTTGATATTCATATTtaacccgtttttaaaaagttcattatccaactaattttttaatgaataatatgggtgggtaactgttttcttttatccATTTTGTCACAACTAATTATAATGTTTAATTTTTTGTTTCGGCCGGATTTGAGTTATACTCCATTATTTACTAGTAAATGCAGATTTAGAATTTAAACTTTATGGGTTCTAAATTCTACAAGAATGACGTCAAATGTTAATAATTGAGCTCTACATTTAAAATTTAGATATTTCgagaattttataaaataaatagaTCTACTAAGTTCGATCTAACACCCATATATACATAtcttaatttatttaaaaaatatttcttacATACATAAAGCAGTAACGAATGACAATCTGTATCTCCAGCCAACTGATTTTGTAAGACCAAACTCATCAACAACTGTATGCAGAGCGGAATCGAAACTTAGAGTTTATGGGCCGTGATTTGTCACCGAACTCATAACTAGATTTAGATATTGTATTcgtaaatatatatttatgtatatttactaagTTTTTAATACAAATAAAAGCTAAACACAGTAACTACTACTACTGTAGTTCCGCCGGCCTGGAATGTATGTACAtattttttgggacatattatttACATAGAAATGTATAAAGAGAGTTCTTTCAGCGAAATGAGCTCCGTCTCCGCACCTAAACTACCTTTCTTGACCAAGTTCCATCAGTTATGGGTTGTACCTTGGTGTCAGTTAACCATTAGTGGCTTGCATCGGAACTGTAACAGATGTCTTATGATGTAAGATCAGTCTGAGATCAAAACTAACGGTGCATCTGATCGGCCAGTCTCATATTTCGGctgcaatttttttttattgaaagTTTCTGCAAAATATTGCTTCGACTTGAAGCTTAGCATAATGATTTTCTGGGAACTGTTGCTAAATTATATTTCTTGGGAAGTAGCTTGTGATTCATAGGCGTCAGTGCCGTCAGCCTTTGTGAATCCGCGATTCATTACTCAAAGATTAGCACCGAATCTTAAGGCGGCTTGATCTTGCAGCCAATAGGATGTTTGGCCTTTGTTTCAAATTCGTGAAATTCAATAAAAGTGCCTTCAA containing:
- the LOC104110934 gene encoding cysteine proteinase COT44-like, giving the protein MAKTIITTLLFALFSSLSYAIDMSIIDYKNNQHVGNMKKWTWQNDEEVKGIYELWLAEHGKAYNALGEKEKRFEIFKDNLKFIEEHNNSGNRTYKVGLNQFADLTNEEYRTMYLGTRSDARRRFVKSKNPSHRYASRPNELMPHSVDWRKRGAVAPIKNQGSCGSCWAFSTVAAVEGINQIVTGEMITLSEQELVDCDRVQNSGCNGGLMDYAFEFIISNGGIDTENHYPYCGVEGRCDPVRKNYKVVSIDGYEDVPRNERALQKAVAHQPVCVAIEASGRAFQLYSLGVFTGECGEQVDHGVVVVGYDSEDGVDYWIVRNSWGTKWGENGYVKMERNVKKSHLGKCGIMTEASYPTKDSGINKRTTSKEEKISSI